One window from the genome of Manis pentadactyla isolate mManPen7 chromosome 15, mManPen7.hap1, whole genome shotgun sequence encodes:
- the LOC130680973 gene encoding spidroin-2-like, with protein sequence MSVHLCVSGNVGFGCVTAVLSPWLTHSTRMRVQPCSLRDRETETRDGARVKGTQEPRYVLPPPEPAPGRLGQAVAAPYGPRRGLCDARRGLRVYGRLSAAVAGRAWEGEEGWSERGGAGGGPAPGPEERGRYGAGASCRRRCRRRHCSPFFGAAAAAAAVAAICTGTSVTEARQRGGGRGEGSRSPRGRERRRRRRPGSLRDRAARGGSGAAEAAAAEAGRAPEARRRRRRPCGRPGGAGAAAAAV encoded by the exons ATGTCCGTGCATCTGTGCGTGTCTGGTAACGTGGGTTTTGGGTGTGTGACGGCGGTTTTGAGCCCATGGCTTACACACTCAACGAGGATGCGGGTCCAGCCGTGCAG TCTCAGGGACAGGGAAACCGAGACCCGGGACGGCGCGCGTGTCAAGGGCACCCAGGAACCCAGGTACGTGCTACCCCCTCCCGAGCCGGCACCCGGACGGTTGGGCCAGGCGGTTGCGGCCCCATACGGGCCGCGCCGCGGCCTCTGTGACGCACGGCGCGGCCTCCGGGTCTACGGGCGGCTCAGCGCGGCGGTGGCGGGGCGAGCGTGGGAGGGCGAGGAGGGGTGGAGCGAGCGGGGCGGAGCCGGTGGAGGCCCCGCCCCGGGGCCGGAGGAGCGAGGACGCTACGGAGCAGGCGCGtcctgccgccgccgctgccgccgccgccactGCTCACCCTTCTTCggagccgccgccgctgccgccgccgtcGCCGCCATTTGCACGGGGACTTCGGTGACAGAGGCTCGGCAGAGGGGCGGTGGGAGGGGGGAGGGCTCGCGGAGCCCCCGAGGGCGGGAGCGACGCCGCCGGCGCCGGCCGGGCTCCCTGCGCGACCGCGCCGCCCGCGGCGGGTCCGGAGCAGCAGAGGCAGCAGCTGCCGAGGCCGGGCGTGCGCCTgaggcgcggcggcggcggcggcggccctgCGGGCGGCCGGGAGGGGCGGGGGCAGCGGCCGCCGCCGTTTGA